A genomic segment from Bacillus mesophilus encodes:
- a CDS encoding cytochrome c oxidase subunit II, with the protein MHFHKYEKIWLVFGICSLIIFLSVVGVGAFGHDHQPSGGMDTIDPEKISETPPFDQPGVRKLDDGTYEAAIVAMAFGYEPKEIKVPVGSKVVFKVTSKDVIHSFSIIDTNVNMMVVPGHITTKEHTFTEPGSYLVICNEYCGTAHHLMSTTIEVVNE; encoded by the coding sequence ATGCATTTTCATAAATATGAAAAGATTTGGCTCGTTTTTGGAATCTGTTCCTTAATTATATTTTTAAGTGTTGTGGGTGTCGGTGCTTTTGGACATGATCATCAACCTTCAGGAGGAATGGACACCATTGATCCTGAGAAGATTTCTGAAACCCCACCGTTTGACCAACCAGGTGTAAGGAAACTAGATGACGGAACGTATGAAGCCGCTATTGTTGCGATGGCTTTTGGTTATGAACCTAAGGAAATTAAAGTTCCTGTTGGTAGTAAAGTTGTTTTTAAGGTTACTAGTAAGGATGTCATACACAGTTTTTCTATCATTGATACAAATGTGAACATGATGGTAGTTCCAGGTCACATTACCACAAAGGAACATACCTTTACTGAGCCTGGGAGTTATCTGGTGATCTGCAATGAATACTGTGGTACTGCACATCATCTAATGTCAACAACAATTGAGGTGGTTAACGAATGA
- a CDS encoding b(o/a)3-type cytochrome-c oxidase subunit 1 — MNSLIHRSERKLALTHILVAYFAFLIGTLCGLLQVFIRNDALKLPPWLDYYQILTAHGVLLALVFTTYFIFGFFQAGMSKTLGAFGPKTKLFSWVGFYVMTAGTLLAIALIVAGEASVLYTFYAPLNANGWYYVGLALFVVGTWISSFALVGHYLVWKKSHPGQLSPLFAFMTISTIILWIIACLGVVATVLFQFIPLAFGWVDTINVELSRSLFWYFGHPLVYFWLLPAYIAWYVIVPKIIGGRVFSDSLARLSFVLFILFSIPVGFHHQLVEPGISSFWKFLQTSLTFMVIIPSLMTAFSMFATFEITGRQKGAKGLFGWFRMLPWHDIRFTSIFVAMFFFIPGGAGGIINASFQLNEVVHNTLWVVGHFHITVGTPVAMTFFGLTFWLVPYLTGRKLTKSMEKLAFIQVITWAIGMFFMSTSQHILGLLGAPRRTAYSNYQDHPSTLDWFNGLMSSHVTMAVGGTILFLSAMLLIFFVIQALFILPKATNELDATEFPIAESDIEHTPKFLENWWLWIGVALVLIAIAYYIPLSEMIQNAPPGSKGFKTW, encoded by the coding sequence ATGAACTCATTAATTCATAGATCAGAACGAAAATTAGCACTTACTCATATACTCGTTGCTTACTTCGCCTTTCTAATCGGTACTCTCTGTGGATTGTTACAGGTATTTATTCGTAACGATGCACTCAAGTTGCCACCATGGCTGGATTATTATCAAATCCTAACGGCTCATGGCGTACTTCTTGCACTGGTCTTTACAACATACTTTATTTTCGGTTTCTTCCAAGCAGGAATGAGTAAGACACTTGGAGCTTTTGGTCCTAAAACAAAACTATTTTCATGGGTTGGCTTTTATGTAATGACAGCTGGTACCTTACTAGCTATTGCACTCATCGTTGCTGGAGAAGCATCCGTTCTATACACATTCTATGCACCACTAAATGCAAATGGCTGGTACTATGTTGGGTTAGCTTTATTTGTAGTCGGAACATGGATTAGCAGCTTTGCTTTAGTTGGCCACTATCTAGTTTGGAAAAAGAGTCATCCTGGTCAGCTTAGTCCTTTATTCGCCTTTATGACAATCTCTACTATTATATTGTGGATCATTGCTTGTCTAGGTGTCGTAGCAACTGTACTATTTCAATTTATTCCATTAGCCTTTGGCTGGGTAGACACGATTAATGTTGAGTTAAGTCGTTCATTATTTTGGTATTTTGGACACCCACTTGTGTATTTCTGGTTATTACCGGCATATATCGCTTGGTATGTAATTGTTCCTAAAATCATCGGTGGTCGCGTATTTAGTGATTCACTAGCAAGACTTTCTTTCGTACTATTTATTTTATTCTCAATTCCAGTTGGGTTTCACCATCAGCTGGTTGAGCCAGGAATCTCCTCATTCTGGAAGTTCCTACAAACATCGCTTACGTTTATGGTCATCATTCCATCCTTAATGACAGCTTTCTCAATGTTCGCTACTTTTGAAATAACAGGTCGTCAAAAAGGTGCTAAAGGACTCTTCGGTTGGTTTAGAATGCTTCCTTGGCATGACATTCGCTTCACTTCAATCTTTGTTGCGATGTTCTTCTTTATTCCTGGAGGAGCTGGTGGAATTATAAATGCTAGCTTCCAGCTTAATGAAGTCGTTCATAATACATTATGGGTTGTTGGACATTTTCATATCACAGTAGGTACTCCAGTTGCCATGACATTTTTCGGGTTAACGTTCTGGCTAGTCCCTTACTTAACAGGTAGAAAGCTAACAAAATCAATGGAAAAGCTTGCTTTCATTCAAGTAATTACATGGGCAATCGGGATGTTCTTTATGTCAACATCTCAACACATTTTGGGATTACTCGGCGCACCAAGACGTACGGCTTACTCAAACTATCAAGATCACCCTTCTACACTCGATTGGTTTAATGGACTCATGTCAAGTCATGTGACAATGGCTGTTGGTGGAACTATTCTATTTCTGTCAGCAATGCTTCTGATCTTCTTTGTGATTCAGGCCTTATTTATCTTACCTAAGGCAACGAATGAGTTAGATGCAACGGAATTTCCTATTGCTGAAAGTGATATTGAACATACACCAAAGTTCTTAGAAAACTGGTGGCTATGGATTGGGGTTGCACTAGTATTAATTGCGATTGCTTACTATATCCCACTTTCAGAAATGATTCAAAATGCACCACCTGGTTCAAAAGGATTTAAAACTTGGTAG
- a CDS encoding Na/Pi cotransporter family protein → MLFQFIGGLGIFLFGIKYMGDGLQNAAGDRLREILEKSTSNPFMGVLSGILVTILIQSSSGTTALTVGLVNAGFMTFRQAIGVIMGANIGTTVTAFIIGIKVGEYALPIMGVGAALLFFLKGKKTQSFGQVMFGFGALFLGLEFMSDGMKPLRSLEVFRELTVTMSDNPILGVVIGTAFTVLVQSSSATIGILQELFGEGAMTLQAALPVLFGDNIGTTITAVLASIGTSVAARRAATVHVMFNIIGTVIFLIIIKLYTQFISYLQGALDLNPEMTIAFAHGIFNVSNTIIQFPFIALIALLVTKIVRGDDTTIDYKPQNLDPMFIEKSPSIALGQASKEIVRMADLAGKGLEETFQYLNTNQKKHSDMAIQIEEALNSLDRKITSYLVDISAKPLTPEETGYHATLLDYVRDLERVGDHMENIVELIDYRISNRVSLSENAISELNEMASLTLSTLNDAIKSIDTLDTELAKGVLSNEEKIDKMERVLRKGHILRLNEGRCSGDAGIIFVDIVSNLERIGDHAVNLAEGVLGLRHQN, encoded by the coding sequence ATGCTTTTTCAGTTTATAGGTGGACTTGGTATATTTCTTTTTGGTATTAAGTACATGGGCGATGGATTACAAAACGCTGCTGGTGACCGCTTAAGAGAAATATTAGAGAAATCAACTTCTAATCCTTTTATGGGAGTACTATCTGGTATTTTAGTTACGATTCTCATCCAGTCTAGCTCGGGAACTACTGCATTAACAGTTGGACTTGTAAACGCTGGTTTTATGACGTTCCGTCAAGCCATTGGAGTAATTATGGGTGCAAATATCGGTACTACTGTTACAGCATTTATTATTGGTATTAAAGTAGGAGAATACGCCCTACCTATTATGGGGGTTGGTGCTGCACTACTTTTCTTCCTAAAAGGGAAAAAGACACAATCCTTTGGACAAGTTATGTTTGGGTTCGGTGCTCTTTTCTTAGGTCTAGAATTCATGAGTGATGGGATGAAACCTTTACGCTCACTTGAGGTCTTTAGAGAGTTAACAGTAACAATGAGTGATAATCCAATTTTAGGGGTTGTCATTGGAACTGCCTTTACAGTATTAGTTCAAAGCTCTAGTGCCACTATCGGAATCCTACAAGAGCTATTTGGTGAAGGTGCTATGACGCTTCAAGCTGCTCTACCTGTATTATTTGGTGATAATATTGGAACGACGATCACAGCTGTGTTAGCGTCGATCGGAACGTCTGTAGCTGCGAGAAGAGCTGCTACTGTTCACGTTATGTTTAATATTATAGGTACGGTGATCTTCTTAATTATAATAAAATTATATACACAGTTTATTAGCTACCTACAAGGTGCGTTAGATTTGAATCCAGAAATGACGATTGCATTTGCACATGGAATATTTAATGTTTCAAACACCATTATTCAATTCCCATTTATTGCACTGATTGCATTATTAGTGACTAAGATTGTTCGCGGTGATGATACAACTATAGATTATAAGCCACAAAACCTAGATCCGATGTTTATCGAAAAATCACCTTCAATCGCTCTAGGACAAGCATCAAAAGAGATTGTAAGAATGGCTGACTTAGCAGGTAAAGGGTTGGAGGAGACTTTCCAATATTTGAATACGAACCAAAAGAAGCATTCAGATATGGCCATTCAAATTGAAGAAGCATTAAACAGCTTAGATCGTAAAATCACTAGCTACTTAGTTGATATTTCAGCTAAGCCTTTAACACCTGAGGAAACTGGATATCACGCAACACTTCTTGATTATGTAAGAGACTTAGAGCGTGTTGGTGACCATATGGAGAACATTGTAGAGTTGATTGATTATCGTATATCGAATCGTGTTTCGTTATCGGAAAATGCTATTAGTGAGCTAAATGAAATGGCAAGTTTAACTTTATCAACGCTAAATGATGCTATAAAATCTATCGACACTCTTGATACTGAACTAGCAAAGGGCGTTTTGTCAAACGAGGAAAAAATCGATAAAATGGAACGCGTGTTAAGAAAAGGTCATATTCTTAGACTTAATGAAGGACGCTGTTCAGGTGATGCAGGAATCATATTTGTTGACATCGTGAGTAACTTAGAAAGAATCGGTGATCACGCTGTAAACCTAGCTGAAGGCGTACTCGGATTAAGACATCAAAATTAA
- a CDS encoding R2-like ligand-binding oxidase: MEKRTILTTSSRGLLEDTLPFRLFQKAKRFGVWDPADIDLTQDQKDWAAFNPEQKEAILRLISQFQAGEEAVTRDLLPLMMVIAKEGRLEEEMYLTTFLFEEAKHTEFFRLVLNAIGEHGDLTRYHSPTYNTIFNEILPTAMERLETDHSAEALAEASTVYNMFVEGVLAETGYYSFYQSLEKAGAMPGLLQGIGLLKRDEGRHIAYGTFLLQRLISEQPHIFDLVASKMEQLTPLAIKLNQEGMMEDSPFEVDFEETMNFTMKQLSVRMEILARSKGKRMEEIYKQTESEFGIV, translated from the coding sequence ATGGAAAAAAGAACAATCCTAACTACTAGTAGCAGAGGACTTTTAGAGGATACATTACCGTTTCGATTATTTCAAAAAGCAAAGCGGTTTGGAGTATGGGATCCAGCAGATATAGACCTAACTCAGGATCAAAAGGATTGGGCTGCATTTAATCCAGAACAAAAAGAGGCGATTCTAAGACTAATTTCTCAATTTCAAGCTGGAGAAGAAGCTGTAACGAGAGATCTATTGCCTTTAATGATGGTAATTGCAAAGGAAGGGCGTCTTGAGGAAGAAATGTATTTAACTACCTTTTTATTCGAAGAAGCCAAACATACAGAGTTCTTTCGACTTGTCCTCAATGCAATTGGTGAACATGGAGATTTAACAAGGTACCATTCACCAACGTATAACACGATATTTAATGAAATTCTTCCGACTGCTATGGAACGATTAGAGACCGACCATTCTGCTGAAGCGTTAGCTGAGGCATCAACTGTTTATAATATGTTTGTGGAAGGGGTGCTAGCTGAAACAGGCTATTATTCTTTTTATCAATCATTAGAAAAAGCTGGAGCAATGCCAGGCTTATTGCAGGGAATTGGTTTATTAAAGAGGGATGAAGGGCGTCATATTGCGTATGGAACTTTCCTTTTACAACGGTTAATTAGTGAGCAACCGCATATTTTTGACTTGGTTGCTAGTAAGATGGAGCAGTTAACACCACTTGCTATTAAACTTAACCAAGAAGGAATGATGGAGGATTCCCCATTTGAAGTGGACTTTGAAGAGACGATGAACTTCACTATGAAACAGCTATCTGTTCGGATGGAAATCCTAGCTAGATCAAAAGGTAAGAGAATGGAAGAAATCTATAAACAAACAGAGAGTGAGTTTGGCATCGTTTAA
- a CDS encoding HAD family hydrolase, protein MPSYKIVFLDIDGTILQPDHTIQDSTKSAIQQLQDQDIEVFLATGRPLHEIKELGKELNITSFIAYNGAYAIYERQEVFKETMPPEQIYQFLDIANQNEHQLVLYTHEQNVFTTFDNDVVQQFIETFHLKLNAIYEPSIDDKVLGITIITDQDQAGAHYQDHFKDIHLTVVNVAGLTDCLDVIRDHVNKGVAVKAVLERLGLPPESSIAFGDGMNDKEMLMTVGEGFAMGNGHPDLFKHAKHQTTDVKHDGIFNGLKSLGLVK, encoded by the coding sequence ATGCCATCCTACAAAATTGTCTTCTTAGATATAGATGGAACGATTTTACAACCTGATCATACGATTCAGGATTCCACAAAGAGTGCGATTCAGCAATTACAAGATCAGGATATTGAAGTGTTTTTAGCAACAGGCCGTCCACTTCACGAAATAAAAGAGCTTGGTAAAGAATTAAACATCACATCTTTTATAGCCTATAATGGAGCTTATGCGATCTACGAAAGGCAAGAGGTTTTTAAGGAAACCATGCCTCCTGAACAGATTTATCAATTTTTAGACATTGCTAATCAGAATGAACATCAACTTGTTTTATATACACATGAACAGAATGTATTTACTACTTTTGACAATGACGTTGTCCAACAATTTATTGAAACCTTCCATTTGAAACTGAATGCTATATATGAACCTTCTATTGATGATAAGGTTCTAGGTATTACCATTATTACCGATCAAGATCAGGCTGGGGCTCATTATCAGGATCATTTTAAGGATATCCATTTAACAGTTGTCAATGTAGCAGGTTTAACGGACTGTTTAGATGTCATTAGAGATCATGTTAATAAAGGTGTGGCGGTAAAAGCTGTTTTAGAACGTTTAGGCCTACCTCCTGAAAGCTCAATAGCATTTGGAGATGGAATGAACGATAAAGAAATGTTGATGACAGTTGGTGAAGGATTTGCGATGGGAAATGGTCATCCAGACCTTTTTAAGCACGCAAAGCATCAAACAACTGATGTAAAACATGACGGGATTTTTAATGGTCTTAAATCATTAGGTCTAGTTAAATAA
- a CDS encoding fasciclin domain-containing protein translates to MKKRFTLVLLMFVLMLSATNGVFAAEDTSSKKDIVETAVEAGDFTILAAALEKAGLVDTLKGAGPFTVFAPTDEAFKKLLKKLDITSDELLKRDDLKEILLYHVLSGKVLSTDLKDGMTPETLAKKTVKISLDPVKANDANVVKADIEASNGVIHVIDEVLLP, encoded by the coding sequence ATGAAGAAAAGATTTACGTTAGTTTTATTGATGTTTGTGCTGATGTTATCAGCCACAAATGGAGTGTTTGCAGCAGAGGATACTTCTAGTAAAAAGGATATCGTTGAGACAGCGGTAGAAGCTGGAGACTTTACGATCTTAGCAGCTGCTCTGGAGAAGGCTGGGTTGGTCGACACTTTGAAAGGTGCTGGTCCATTTACAGTTTTCGCACCGACAGATGAGGCTTTTAAAAAATTATTAAAGAAATTGGACATTACATCAGATGAATTATTAAAAAGAGATGATTTAAAGGAAATTCTTCTGTATCATGTCTTATCAGGTAAAGTTCTGTCAACTGACCTTAAAGATGGTATGACACCGGAAACGTTGGCCAAGAAAACAGTTAAAATTTCACTTGATCCTGTTAAAGCAAATGATGCAAATGTTGTAAAGGCAGACATAGAGGCTTCTAATGGAGTTATTCATGTCATTGATGAAGTATTACTTCCTTAG
- a CDS encoding MATE family efflux transporter yields MEIKNNKKIITKPLTLFALTWPIFIELFLHMLMGSTDTFMLSHVSDDAVAAVGVANQLVFFTILLFGFVATGTAVLVSQYLGAKKILEAKNASAISITLNLIFGILVSVAVVVFREDFLNLFELTEEIKGYASQYLLIVGGTIFTQALLITLASILRANGFTKDAMFVSIIMNVINVVGNALLIYGFFGLPEMGVQGIAIATAVSRAVALLLMFRLIYKLLPISIAFKDYLNFDIKQIKKILNIGVPAAGEQAIYNTSQIAITAIIAIIGAEALTTRVYAFNIMSFILLFGLAMGQGTQILIGHKVGARDFDGAYNQLLKSLKSSIIITILIAVLVAIFREHLISIFTDNQVIIQVGGSLLLLSLILEPGRTFNLVVINSLRATGDARFPVLMAFISMWGISVPLSYFLGITLGLGLAGVWISFIVDEWLRGIIMYFRWKSRVWEKKILVSNDDQNQFDDKKGDLVGVDV; encoded by the coding sequence ATGGAAATTAAAAACAACAAAAAGATCATCACAAAGCCATTAACATTGTTTGCATTAACTTGGCCAATTTTTATAGAGTTATTTCTACACATGTTAATGGGAAGTACGGACACGTTTATGCTTTCACATGTATCAGATGATGCTGTAGCAGCGGTAGGAGTAGCAAATCAACTAGTTTTCTTTACGATTTTATTATTTGGCTTTGTTGCAACTGGTACAGCCGTATTAGTTTCACAATATCTTGGAGCTAAAAAGATTCTTGAGGCGAAAAATGCTTCAGCAATCTCAATTACTCTTAATCTGATTTTTGGGATCTTGGTTAGTGTAGCAGTTGTTGTTTTTAGAGAGGATTTTTTAAATCTTTTCGAACTAACTGAAGAGATTAAAGGTTATGCTAGTCAGTATTTGTTAATTGTCGGAGGAACTATATTTACTCAAGCATTATTAATTACGCTTGCTTCCATTCTTAGAGCCAATGGCTTCACAAAGGATGCAATGTTCGTTTCCATTATCATGAATGTCATCAATGTGGTTGGTAATGCGCTTCTAATCTACGGATTCTTTGGTTTACCAGAGATGGGTGTTCAAGGTATTGCCATTGCAACAGCGGTAAGCAGGGCTGTCGCGTTACTATTAATGTTCCGACTAATCTATAAGCTATTACCGATTTCGATCGCCTTTAAAGATTATTTGAATTTTGATATTAAGCAAATTAAAAAGATTTTAAATATTGGAGTACCTGCAGCCGGAGAACAAGCAATCTATAATACTAGTCAAATTGCCATTACAGCTATTATTGCCATAATTGGAGCAGAGGCACTTACGACTCGTGTCTATGCCTTTAATATTATGTCATTCATCTTATTATTTGGTTTAGCGATGGGACAGGGAACTCAAATCCTAATTGGACATAAAGTTGGTGCAAGGGATTTTGATGGTGCCTATAATCAGCTATTGAAGAGTTTAAAATCTAGTATCATCATAACGATTCTTATTGCCGTTTTGGTTGCCATTTTTAGAGAACATCTTATATCAATCTTTACGGACAATCAAGTGATTATCCAAGTGGGAGGTTCTTTATTGCTTCTAAGCTTAATCCTGGAGCCTGGTAGAACCTTTAATCTTGTTGTAATCAACTCACTTCGTGCTACAGGAGATGCTCGTTTTCCAGTACTGATGGCCTTTATCTCAATGTGGGGCATTAGTGTACCATTATCTTACTTCTTAGGGATCACGTTAGGACTCGGTCTAGCAGGGGTATGGATTTCCTTTATTGTTGATGAGTGGTTAAGAGGAATTATCATGTATTTTAGGTGGAAGAGTCGAGTTTGGGAGAAAAAGATACTGGTATCTAATGATGACCAAAATCAGTTTGATGATAAAAAAGGCGATTTAGTTGGTGTCGATGTATAG
- a CDS encoding Gfo/Idh/MocA family protein — translation MKKVRVGIIGCGSITKSYHAPYYHNHPNVELVAFYDRNPERAEQLVAKYGGKAVSSYQEITESPDIDAISDCSSNETHHIISTSALKHGKHVLCEKPLAIGVEQAKELIKVQEESGNILMVNHNQRFLASHQKAKELLLSNILGKVLTFQTTFSHPGPEFWAATKGSATWFFDKNRSGLGVGGDLGVHKIDLLRFLLDDEIIDFKSFEATLEKKKTDGTPIDVADNMVCIMRTAKGAIGTGAFSWTYKNGVNNKTNLYCEFGTMEIDPDTENCLVIRKGAENPLIFTQTELKSYATNSIDTFIHSIINNTPPPVTGIDGLKTIEVLGS, via the coding sequence ATGAAGAAGGTAAGAGTTGGAATTATTGGTTGTGGCTCCATCACCAAAAGTTATCATGCTCCTTATTATCACAATCACCCTAATGTAGAGCTTGTTGCGTTTTATGATCGAAATCCTGAGCGCGCTGAACAGCTAGTCGCAAAATATGGTGGAAAAGCGGTTTCCTCCTATCAGGAAATTACTGAATCCCCTGATATTGATGCAATTAGCGATTGTTCCTCAAACGAGACTCATCATATTATCTCCACCTCTGCCTTAAAGCATGGTAAGCATGTTTTATGTGAAAAACCTTTAGCAATTGGAGTAGAGCAAGCAAAGGAACTCATTAAAGTTCAGGAGGAATCAGGAAACATCCTAATGGTAAATCATAATCAACGGTTCCTTGCATCGCATCAAAAAGCTAAGGAGTTGTTGCTAAGTAACATACTCGGAAAGGTATTAACTTTTCAAACCACGTTTAGTCATCCTGGTCCTGAATTCTGGGCAGCAACCAAAGGAAGTGCTACCTGGTTTTTTGATAAAAACCGATCTGGTCTTGGTGTTGGTGGCGATTTAGGTGTACATAAAATTGATTTACTTCGCTTTTTACTTGATGACGAGATTATTGATTTCAAAAGTTTTGAAGCAACGTTAGAAAAAAAGAAAACAGATGGTACACCAATTGATGTGGCCGATAACATGGTTTGCATCATGAGAACTGCAAAAGGGGCAATTGGAACTGGAGCGTTTAGCTGGACCTATAAAAATGGAGTAAATAATAAGACGAACCTTTACTGTGAGTTCGGTACGATGGAAATTGATCCTGACACAGAAAACTGCCTTGTTATTCGTAAGGGAGCAGAAAATCCTCTTATATTTACTCAAACTGAACTTAAAAGCTATGCTACTAACAGTATAGACACATTTATTCACTCCATCATTAACAACACACCACCACCGGTAACTGGTATTGATGGATTAAAAACAATTGAGGTACTCGGATCATGA
- a CDS encoding aldo/keto reductase has translation MKYRKLGKTDLSVSELSFGTWAIGGAWGKVNDEESLKGLQVAMEAGVNFFDTADVYGDGHSEELLAKATKGKEDQIHIATKFCRMGDIHDPTTYSKEKVREYCEASLKRLKRDAIDLYQVHCPPFEIIKQGDVFEVLEDLIKEGKIKYYGVSVETVEEGLYVVNETKASAIQVIFNMLRQKPLEQLLPYASEKGVGILVRLPLASGLLTGKFTTQSTFEEDDHRKFNRNGEAFNVGETFGGLEFERGVKLSQDLAWIANDRVNMTRAALRWIIDQPEISCVIPGFRNVKQVQDNLGALNVPSYSAEELKKIQQFYKNEVHKYIRGVY, from the coding sequence TTGAAATATAGAAAGCTTGGAAAAACGGATTTATCTGTCAGTGAATTAAGCTTCGGAACATGGGCAATTGGCGGAGCATGGGGCAAAGTAAATGATGAAGAGTCATTAAAAGGCTTACAGGTTGCGATGGAGGCTGGTGTCAACTTCTTTGATACAGCTGATGTATATGGCGATGGACATAGTGAAGAGCTACTAGCAAAGGCCACTAAGGGTAAAGAAGATCAGATTCATATTGCTACTAAGTTTTGCCGTATGGGAGACATTCATGATCCTACTACCTATTCAAAAGAGAAGGTACGTGAATATTGCGAGGCTAGCTTAAAGCGCTTGAAGCGTGATGCCATTGATTTGTATCAAGTCCACTGCCCACCATTTGAAATCATCAAGCAGGGTGATGTATTTGAAGTTCTTGAGGATTTGATAAAAGAAGGAAAAATTAAATACTACGGTGTGAGTGTAGAAACAGTTGAAGAGGGATTGTATGTTGTCAATGAAACAAAGGCGAGTGCGATCCAGGTTATTTTTAATATGTTACGTCAAAAGCCATTAGAACAGCTACTGCCATATGCTTCTGAAAAGGGTGTAGGTATTCTGGTGAGACTTCCACTAGCAAGTGGGCTATTAACTGGGAAATTTACTACTCAATCAACCTTTGAAGAGGATGATCACCGCAAATTTAATCGTAATGGTGAAGCATTTAATGTGGGAGAAACCTTTGGAGGACTAGAATTCGAACGTGGTGTGAAATTAAGTCAAGACCTTGCTTGGATTGCTAATGATAGAGTTAATATGACTAGAGCGGCTCTTCGCTGGATTATTGATCAGCCAGAGATTAGCTGTGTCATCCCAGGCTTTAGAAATGTAAAGCAAGTACAGGATAATTTAGGTGCTCTTAATGTTCCTTCTTACTCTGCAGAGGAACTGAAAAAAATTCAACAATTTTATAAGAACGAGGTTCATAAATATATTCGTGGTGTTTATTAA
- a CDS encoding GH1 family beta-glucosidase has product MIQFPKDFIWGTATSSYQIEGAVKEDGRGESIWDRFCRIPGKVRNKENGDIACNHYHLYDDDVKLIKSLGVQSYRFSVAWSRIFPEGTGKPNPKGLDFYKRLINSLLENEIEPLLTLYHWDLPQLLQDKGGWMNRDMTDYFTDYATYLYQELGNQVKKWGTHNEPWVVSYKGYSLGNAAPGYVDFRSHLKASHHLLLSHGKAAQAFRELGPKGGEIGITLNIEPTYPLEDNEECKKAAAIKDGFSNRWFLDPVLKGSYPQDMVDIYSKFETFDYIKDGDFEVMSSPTDFLGVNYYSISTNKPGTQGELGFLGVESVKTGKPVTFMDWEVEPQGLVDTLQRIKADYGDIPVYITENGAAYEDQVDEDGTINDEDRRAYIEMHLKACKDAIDAGVNLKGYYLWSLMDNFEWRYGYSKRFGMVRVDYDTLKRTPKNSALWYKTVIEANGFNQTK; this is encoded by the coding sequence ATGATTCAATTTCCTAAAGATTTTATATGGGGCACAGCTACCTCATCCTACCAGATTGAAGGTGCGGTTAAGGAAGATGGACGAGGAGAATCAATCTGGGATCGCTTTTGTCGCATTCCTGGAAAGGTAAGAAATAAAGAAAATGGTGATATTGCTTGCAATCATTACCACTTATATGATGATGATGTAAAACTTATTAAATCACTTGGAGTACAATCGTACCGATTTTCAGTTGCATGGTCGAGGATCTTCCCGGAGGGCACCGGAAAGCCGAACCCAAAAGGGCTGGACTTCTATAAAAGACTTATCAATAGTCTATTAGAAAATGAAATTGAGCCTCTTTTAACTTTATATCATTGGGATTTGCCTCAGCTTCTTCAGGATAAAGGAGGCTGGATGAACCGAGATATGACTGATTATTTTACTGATTATGCCACTTATTTATATCAGGAACTAGGAAATCAGGTTAAAAAGTGGGGCACTCATAATGAGCCATGGGTTGTTTCCTATAAGGGGTACTCCCTAGGGAACGCTGCTCCTGGCTATGTAGACTTCCGTTCACATTTAAAAGCTTCTCATCATTTGTTGTTATCACATGGTAAAGCTGCTCAGGCATTTCGTGAGCTAGGACCAAAAGGTGGAGAAATCGGGATCACTTTAAATATCGAGCCTACATACCCACTTGAAGATAATGAGGAATGTAAAAAGGCAGCAGCCATAAAGGATGGCTTTTCAAATCGTTGGTTCTTAGATCCTGTCTTAAAAGGTTCCTATCCACAAGACATGGTCGATATCTATTCAAAGTTTGAAACCTTCGATTATATAAAAGACGGAGATTTTGAAGTGATGTCTAGCCCTACGGATTTTCTAGGTGTTAATTATTATTCGATCTCCACAAATAAGCCTGGTACACAAGGAGAATTAGGTTTCCTCGGAGTAGAGTCTGTAAAGACAGGAAAACCTGTTACCTTTATGGATTGGGAAGTTGAGCCTCAGGGGTTAGTTGATACTCTTCAAAGAATAAAAGCAGATTATGGCGATATTCCTGTCTACATTACGGAGAACGGTGCAGCCTATGAAGATCAGGTTGATGAAGACGGTACGATAAATGATGAAGACCGCAGAGCGTATATTGAAATGCATTTAAAGGCTTGTAAAGATGCGATTGATGCTGGAGTTAACTTAAAAGGTTACTACCTATGGTCTTTAATGGATAATTTCGAGTGGCGATATGGTTATTCAAAACGCTTTGGAATGGTACGCGTTGACTATGATACGCTTAAGCGCACACCTAAAAACAGTGCACTTTGGTATAAAACTGTAATTGAAGCAAATGGCTTCAATCAGACAAAATAA